CCCGTCCTCATCCGCGTCAACGCCCTGAACACCCCCTGGGAACACGACGACCGCGAACTCGCCCTCACCGCCGGCGCCAACGGCATCGTCCTCCCCAAAGTCGAACGCGCCCACGACGCCCACGCCCTCAGCCTCGGCCTCCCCCTCTGGGCCATGATCGAAACCCCACAAGGCGTCCTCAACGCCCCCCACATCGCCGCCGTGCCCGGCGTCACCACCCTCATCGTCGGCGCCAACGACCTCGCCCGCACCCTGCGCACCCAACCCCACCCCGACCGCACCCCCCTCCTGCACGCCCTGAGCAGCGTCGTCCTCGCCGCCCGCGCCCACGGCAAAACACCACTCGACGCCGTCTACAACGACATCCGCAACCCCGACGGCTTCACCCGCGAATGCCAGCAGGGCCGCGCCCTCGGCTTCAGCGGCAAAACCCTCATCCACCCAGGCCAGATCGAAACCGCCAACCAGGCGTTCGGGGTCACCGCAGCCGAAGCCGACCACGCCAGGGAATTGATCAACGCGTGGGACGCTGCACGCGCCGAAGGGAAAAGCATCGCCACCCACCAGGGAGCGCTCGTGGAGCAGATGCACGTGGACGAGGCGCGTGAGGTGCTCGCGCTGTACGCGGCGACGAATCGGGGTGATCGTCAGGTGGGCTAGAAGTCCGAAATGATGCGGAAGGTGGGCGCCTGCGGCGGGCTGCCCCACCCCCCAGCCCCCTACCCCAGGGGGGCAGGGGGAG
The sequence above is drawn from the Deinococcus sedimenti genome and encodes:
- a CDS encoding HpcH/HpaI aldolase/citrate lyase family protein, which gives rise to MPPTHPLRSVLYVPGDKPRAIDKARTLSADAIILDLEDAVAPEHKPAARDHIRHALQTPWPIPVLIRVNALNTPWEHDDRELALTAGANGIVLPKVERAHDAHALSLGLPLWAMIETPQGVLNAPHIAAVPGVTTLIVGANDLARTLRTQPHPDRTPLLHALSSVVLAARAHGKTPLDAVYNDIRNPDGFTRECQQGRALGFSGKTLIHPGQIETANQAFGVTAAEADHARELINAWDAARAEGKSIATHQGALVEQMHVDEAREVLALYAATNRGDRQVG